From one Treponema denticola genomic stretch:
- the pepT gene encoding peptidase T, translated as MDYLKRFQKYISMDTKSNEENECCPSTPGQLELGKYLVKELTDMGLKAEQDKHGYVYSAIPANTDKKVPAIGFIAHMDTAPDLDGKCVNPKVFMYKGGDIKLNDEYTMTVKDFPFLKELEGQEIITTDGTTLLGADDKAGITIIMGAIEYLLAHPEIKHGEIKIGFTPDEEIGRGADLFDVKKFGADFAYTVDGGPLGELEYENFNAASVKIEIQGKNVHPGSAKNMMVNSLSAARELENMLPEEQKPEYTEGYEGFIHLTSIEGSVDFTKMSYIIRDHFMESFLHKKELMRAAVDFLNKKYGNIIKMEIKDSYYNMKEKIEPHMEIIELAKKSMTDVGIEPHIVPVRGGTDGARLSFMGLPCPNLFAGGYNFHGRFELIPTKSIEKGIELVVKIAENNAK; from the coding sequence ATGGATTATCTTAAAAGATTTCAAAAATACATTTCGATGGACACTAAGTCCAACGAAGAAAATGAATGTTGTCCCAGTACTCCCGGGCAGCTTGAGCTGGGTAAATACCTTGTAAAAGAATTGACCGATATGGGCTTAAAGGCCGAGCAGGATAAGCACGGTTATGTTTATTCGGCCATTCCTGCAAACACCGATAAAAAGGTTCCCGCAATCGGTTTTATAGCCCACATGGACACGGCTCCCGATTTGGACGGTAAGTGCGTAAATCCGAAAGTTTTTATGTACAAGGGCGGGGATATTAAACTCAACGATGAGTACACCATGACCGTCAAAGATTTTCCCTTCTTAAAAGAGCTTGAAGGTCAGGAGATTATTACAACCGATGGAACGACCCTTTTGGGTGCAGACGATAAGGCCGGTATTACAATCATCATGGGCGCTATAGAATATCTTTTGGCTCATCCCGAAATTAAACACGGCGAAATAAAAATCGGTTTTACTCCCGATGAAGAAATCGGAAGAGGTGCCGATCTTTTTGATGTAAAAAAATTCGGAGCAGATTTTGCCTATACCGTAGACGGCGGCCCCTTGGGTGAACTCGAATACGAAAACTTTAATGCCGCAAGCGTTAAGATAGAAATTCAAGGAAAGAATGTGCACCCGGGTTCTGCAAAAAATATGATGGTTAATTCTCTTTCTGCGGCAAGAGAATTGGAAAACATGCTTCCCGAAGAACAAAAGCCGGAATACACTGAAGGCTATGAGGGCTTTATTCATTTAACCTCGATTGAAGGAAGCGTTGATTTTACAAAGATGTCTTACATTATCCGCGATCACTTTATGGAAAGCTTCCTTCACAAAAAAGAACTTATGAGGGCTGCGGTCGATTTTTTAAATAAAAAATACGGCAACATAATCAAGATGGAAATAAAAGATTCCTATTACAACATGAAAGAAAAAATCGAGCCGCACATGGAAATAATTGAACTTGCAAAAAAATCTATGACTGATGTCGGTATTGAACCACATATAGTTCCGGTCAGGGGAGGAACTGACGGAGCCCGCCTTTCTTTTATGGGGCTTCCCTGTCCGAACCTTTTTGCAGGCGGTTATAATTTTCACGGCCGCTTCGAGCTCATCCCCACAAAATCAATCGAAAAGGGAATTGAACTTGTAGTAAAAATTGCAGAGAACAACGCCAAGTAG
- a CDS encoding helix-turn-helix domain-containing protein: protein MQKSYYAFLNHTNSDIVKKDNPYPHFKTYAFSSEIGRGYSAIYDVGSYAHICIADHLYYEDFKYTVPSDEGIYLQQYDSIASDKKYPAGRVYTGMQYIQYYTKVKTVQYVIKKETPACIIGLQLNPEYYGAYLKNTFGITEENFCTKISLLPKENYIPEISFILNQIRKFSGTEASAKLFFKSKVDEISALLLRRTENIQKAEHSVFSADHAAIMQTIEFINKNLHKKLPLETLAKMSYMSPSKFKYVFKAVTGFPLTDYLVNKKMEKASSLLLNTNMYVANIAQSLGYRSTGYFSACFEKYTGMLPNEYRKR, encoded by the coding sequence ATGCAAAAAAGTTATTACGCTTTTTTAAATCATACCAATTCGGATATCGTAAAAAAAGATAATCCGTATCCGCATTTTAAAACCTATGCATTTTCTTCCGAAATAGGAAGAGGATATTCGGCTATTTATGATGTAGGCTCTTATGCACACATTTGTATTGCAGATCATCTTTACTATGAGGATTTTAAATATACGGTACCATCGGATGAAGGTATTTATCTTCAACAATATGATTCTATTGCTTCCGACAAAAAATATCCTGCAGGGAGGGTGTATACCGGAATGCAATACATTCAGTATTACACTAAGGTTAAAACGGTTCAGTATGTTATAAAAAAGGAAACTCCTGCATGTATTATCGGGCTTCAATTAAACCCCGAATATTACGGTGCATATTTAAAAAATACCTTCGGCATTACGGAAGAAAATTTTTGTACAAAAATTTCTCTCTTGCCGAAAGAAAACTATATTCCTGAAATTTCTTTTATATTGAATCAGATACGGAAATTCTCGGGAACCGAAGCGAGTGCAAAACTTTTTTTCAAAAGCAAAGTTGACGAAATCTCCGCCCTTCTTTTACGAAGAACCGAAAACATACAAAAAGCGGAACACTCCGTTTTTTCAGCCGACCATGCAGCTATTATGCAAACGATTGAGTTCATAAATAAAAACTTACACAAAAAACTTCCGCTTGAAACGCTTGCAAAAATGTCGTATATGAGCCCTTCAAAATTTAAATATGTTTTTAAAGCCGTTACCGGTTTTCCGCTTACCGATTATCTTGTTAATAAAAAGATGGAAAAGGCCAGCTCCCTGCTTTTAAATACTAATATGTATGTTGCAAACATCGCCCAAAGCCTCGGCTACCGCAGCACCGGATATTTTTCCGCCTGCTTTGAAAAGTACACAGGTATGCTTCCGAATGAATATAGAAAGAGGTGA
- a CDS encoding UvrD-helicase domain-containing protein: protein MSKNIAYIAAAGSGKTTKLVETALEKAKTERVLLLTYTTANEEEIKKKFYQRNACIPKNVTVQTWFTFLIQHGVKPYQDCLSPVFRDIDINGLILVNSMSAKYVSEKMALQHYLTDSQKIYSDKLSKFVVKCNEAAHGNVINRITELFPNIYIDELQDLAGYDLDIIELLFNSKSNIILAGDPRQAIYLTHHEKKNAKYQFDKIINFLNDHRDIVKIDETTLNVSFRCNKEICGYASKLNKALPKTISRCDEKNTKQGVFLIKISDIDKYLKDFNAVQLRYNRKVTCNDNYPVYNFGDSKGLTFDNVLIYPTKDMIQWIEDHSCSLKATTRSRFYVALTRARHNVCILWEKKDCKEQDIKFWNA, encoded by the coding sequence ATGAGTAAAAATATTGCTTATATAGCTGCTGCAGGTTCCGGTAAGACGACAAAGCTGGTAGAAACAGCATTGGAAAAAGCAAAAACAGAACGGGTTTTGTTATTAACCTATACAACTGCTAATGAAGAGGAAATAAAAAAGAAATTTTATCAAAGAAATGCGTGCATTCCTAAGAATGTAACGGTACAAACATGGTTCACATTTCTTATACAGCATGGAGTAAAACCGTATCAAGATTGCCTTTCTCCTGTATTTAGGGATATTGATATTAATGGTTTGATTCTTGTAAATTCTATGTCTGCAAAATATGTAAGTGAAAAAATGGCGTTGCAACATTATTTAACAGATTCGCAAAAGATATATTCTGATAAACTTTCTAAATTTGTTGTTAAATGCAACGAAGCTGCTCATGGAAACGTAATTAATAGAATAACAGAACTTTTCCCCAATATTTACATTGATGAATTACAAGACTTAGCCGGATATGATTTAGACATAATCGAGCTATTATTTAACTCAAAGTCAAACATTATCCTTGCTGGAGATCCAAGGCAGGCAATTTATTTAACTCATCATGAGAAAAAAAATGCAAAGTATCAATTTGATAAAATTATTAATTTTCTCAATGACCATAGAGATATTGTAAAGATTGATGAGACAACATTAAATGTTTCGTTTCGGTGCAATAAAGAAATATGTGGATATGCTTCTAAACTAAATAAAGCTCTCCCAAAAACTATATCAAGATGTGATGAGAAAAATACAAAGCAAGGTGTATTTCTGATAAAAATATCTGATATTGATAAATACTTAAAAGATTTTAATGCCGTACAACTAAGATATAACCGTAAAGTTACTTGCAATGATAACTATCCAGTCTATAATTTTGGTGATTCTAAAGGACTTACATTCGATAATGTTTTGATTTATCCAACGAAAGATATGATTCAGTGGATAGAAGACCATTCATGTTCATTAAAAGCAACAACTCGTTCGCGTTTCTATGTTGCACTAACACGAGCAAGACATAATGTATGTATACTATGGGAAAAGAAGGATTGTAAAGAACAAGATATTAAATTTTGGAATGCATAA
- a CDS encoding ATP-dependent nuclease — MIYISKLHIENYKCFETLTIEFQKNVNIIVGNNEAGKSTILEAINLCLSGLLHGRYLKNELTEHLFNYNAVNKYLQAFKTGTPIEPPHILLEVYLDKDEKDNADFSKLKGTGHSEGGEKVGVKLKIAFDKKFQAEYETLIKEGISNLPIEYYEIAWSGFNRDTITARSIPLKPNMINSSSAKYRNGSDFYISRIITEQLEENEKIAITQAYRKLKNEFKDKEALRSINTKINSMAKISDKEIAISVNTADINAWENILTTYFNEIPFHQIGQGEQCIVKTNLALANVRNDISNLLLLEEPENHLSHINLNVLLKNIAEKHFKKQLIITTHSSFVANKLGLKNLLFIHDKKILKFEELTDETQSYFSRLPGYNTLRLLLAQKCILMEGPSDELIVQKCFFDKYERLPIESGIDVISVGLSAPRFLELAEKLNIKVAVVTDNDGDYQKNIAERYKKYENCSTIKIFSNRDNNQNTLEPSFIQCNLENEQKLGKLFPNITIQDLSEYLQKNKTYWALKVFESNENFCYPDYINECIEWICHE, encoded by the coding sequence ATGATATATATTAGTAAGTTGCATATTGAAAATTATAAATGTTTTGAAACTCTTACTATTGAGTTTCAAAAAAATGTAAATATTATTGTCGGAAATAATGAAGCCGGTAAATCTACAATTTTAGAGGCAATAAATCTTTGTTTGTCAGGCTTATTACATGGCAGGTATTTAAAAAATGAATTGACAGAACATCTCTTTAATTATAATGCTGTTAATAAATATTTACAGGCATTCAAAACAGGTACACCTATAGAACCTCCGCATATATTATTAGAAGTCTATCTTGATAAAGATGAAAAAGATAATGCTGATTTTAGCAAATTAAAAGGAACTGGTCATTCCGAAGGTGGCGAAAAAGTCGGTGTAAAATTGAAGATTGCATTTGATAAAAAATTTCAAGCTGAATATGAAACATTAATAAAAGAAGGTATTTCAAACTTACCTATCGAATACTATGAAATAGCTTGGTCGGGTTTTAACCGAGATACTATTACAGCTCGTTCTATCCCTCTGAAACCGAATATGATAAATTCTTCTAGTGCTAAGTACCGCAATGGTTCTGATTTCTATATTTCACGGATAATTACAGAACAGTTAGAAGAAAATGAAAAAATAGCAATAACACAGGCTTATAGAAAATTAAAAAATGAATTCAAAGATAAAGAAGCATTGCGGTCAATAAATACAAAAATAAATAGTATGGCAAAGATATCAGATAAAGAGATAGCTATATCTGTAAACACGGCAGACATCAATGCTTGGGAAAATATTCTTACAACTTATTTTAATGAGATACCTTTTCATCAAATCGGACAAGGGGAACAGTGTATTGTAAAAACAAATTTAGCCTTAGCAAATGTCCGCAATGATATTTCTAACCTTCTTTTACTTGAAGAACCTGAAAACCATCTATCACATATAAATCTGAATGTATTATTAAAAAATATTGCAGAAAAGCATTTTAAAAAACAACTTATAATTACAACTCACAGTAGCTTTGTTGCAAATAAATTGGGATTGAAAAATCTTTTATTTATTCATGATAAAAAGATACTTAAATTTGAAGAATTGACTGATGAAACACAAAGCTATTTTTCAAGATTGCCCGGTTATAATACACTTCGGTTATTATTAGCTCAGAAATGTATTTTAATGGAAGGTCCATCAGATGAGTTAATTGTGCAAAAATGTTTTTTTGATAAATATGAAAGGCTACCTATAGAATCTGGAATTGATGTCATATCGGTCGGATTGTCTGCTCCAAGATTTTTGGAATTAGCAGAAAAATTAAATATAAAAGTTGCTGTTGTAACTGATAATGATGGTGATTATCAAAAAAACATAGCTGAGAGATATAAGAAATATGAAAATTGCTCCACTATTAAAATTTTTTCAAATCGCGATAATAATCAAAATACTCTGGAACCTAGTTTTATTCAATGTAACTTAGAAAATGAACAGAAATTAGGCAAATTATTTCCAAATATAACGATACAAGATTTATCCGAATATTTACAAAAAAATAAAACTTATTGGGCGTTGAAAGTTTTTGAATCTAATGAAAATTTCTGTTATCCTGATTATATCAATGAATGTATTGAATGGATATGTCATGAGTAA
- a CDS encoding N-6 DNA methylase yields the protein MITKTNFRHVLKKLRFIQSDVIFSKHFEQHNCDIQVDFSKEIIIYPPEIDTGANTTTNFSQNENFVVLECVCRLLEKGYKPCDMELEPLWKLGHSGKSGRADIWVRTIDQNGEKKSLLIIECKTQGDEFNHAWETTLKDGAQLFSYFQQERATSFLCLYTSGFADGKIQTEYHLIKVKDNEKLLETLENPKSYAKAGNNKELFDVWKETYKKDFSSVGLFEDYMQAYNIGKKNYTVRDLKEIDYASMQKKYHEFAKILRQHNVSGRENAFDKLVNLFLAKVVDEKENSKQLAFHWKGAAYDDYFSLQDRLQKLYKIGMEQFLSEDVIYIDNDDIYNAFYLFKNDPDATRDTVLKYFKQLKFFTNSDFSFIEVHNENLFRQNAVILLKVVQMLENIKLKTEEQNQFLGDLFEGFLNQGVKQSEGQFFTPQPLVRFIVSSLPLQTMISGTEQAPRVIDYACGAGHFLNEYAQQIKSFVEKKHLKKYYSAITGIEKEYRLSKVSKVAAFMYGQDDINIIYADALSRITGKKSVKDNSYSILVSNPPYSVKGFLETLNAADKKRFRLTEFVNDTVKNNAIETFFIERAAQLLCDEGIAALILPSSILSNGGMYIKCREIILCTFDIIAIAEFGSGTFGQTGTNTVTLFLRKKKTHPVLDDHYKNRIHSWFHNDTRKDIVFEDYHLFESYCTHIGVKPEDYKALFTYTADWKKALDSYEIFKEYITEFSNDTKAKAIQKKKISGKYTKEMQSDELERHIYYSVCEIEQEKLLFFCLAMTNGQEVVVIRSPAATKEMKAFLGYEWSGAKGNEGIKYLGVTNEREDDELAHNKGIQHIRTPLFNPADFEDTAKLNTLIHTAFEKKPVIIPDNLKEFASLIPLHFMLDFNRVKFDKALKLTADKKIEIKSRYPLVKLGEIAEVIKGQSITAAQTKTGNIKVVAGGIDFAYFHNEANRKANTITISASGANAGFVNIWREPIFASDCTTVRGKDDVHTFFLYNFLISIQDQIFSLQKGTSQPHVYPSDIKLLQVPDIDISIQQQIVAECEKVDEEYSTAQYAIEENKRNIEKLMSEVKGEIARLKIIAPYTTKRIQFSAINLEDYISTDNILQNCDGICVYNGEPNIDSVIEYTENDILVSNIRPYLKKIWFSNKKGGCSPDVLVFRPISGINARYIYYAMKQNTFFEYIMKNVRGVKMPRGDKNHILNFSIPVPSLEEQQCIVQEIEAYEADIAAAKSVLSACADKKKKILEKWL from the coding sequence ATGATAACAAAAACAAACTTTCGGCACGTATTAAAGAAACTAAGGTTTATTCAATCGGATGTAATATTTTCAAAGCATTTTGAACAACATAATTGTGATATTCAAGTCGATTTTTCCAAAGAAATCATCATCTATCCTCCTGAAATAGACACCGGTGCAAATACAACGACAAATTTCAGCCAAAATGAGAATTTTGTCGTGCTTGAATGTGTATGCCGTCTGCTTGAAAAAGGGTATAAACCTTGCGATATGGAGCTTGAACCGCTTTGGAAGCTCGGACATTCGGGCAAAAGCGGAAGGGCGGATATCTGGGTTAGGACAATAGATCAGAATGGAGAAAAAAAATCTCTTTTAATTATTGAATGTAAAACGCAAGGGGACGAATTTAATCATGCGTGGGAAACTACTTTAAAAGATGGTGCTCAGCTTTTCAGTTACTTTCAGCAAGAGCGGGCAACAAGTTTTCTCTGTCTTTATACAAGCGGTTTTGCAGACGGTAAAATACAAACCGAATATCATCTGATAAAGGTAAAAGATAATGAAAAACTTTTAGAAACTTTGGAAAATCCCAAAAGCTATGCAAAGGCCGGAAACAACAAAGAGCTTTTTGATGTATGGAAAGAAACATATAAAAAAGACTTTTCTTCCGTAGGGCTTTTTGAAGATTATATGCAAGCGTACAACATAGGTAAAAAGAATTATACCGTTCGAGATTTAAAAGAAATTGATTACGCTTCAATGCAGAAAAAATATCACGAATTTGCAAAAATTTTACGGCAGCATAATGTATCGGGCAGAGAAAATGCTTTTGACAAATTAGTCAATTTATTTTTAGCAAAGGTAGTTGATGAAAAAGAAAATTCCAAACAACTCGCTTTTCATTGGAAAGGCGCTGCCTATGATGATTATTTTAGCTTACAAGACCGCCTGCAAAAATTATATAAGATAGGTATGGAGCAGTTTTTATCGGAAGATGTTATCTACATTGACAATGATGACATATACAATGCGTTTTATCTTTTTAAAAATGATCCCGATGCTACCCGCGATACCGTTTTAAAATATTTTAAGCAATTAAAGTTTTTTACAAACAGCGACTTTTCTTTTATCGAAGTACATAATGAAAACCTCTTCCGCCAAAATGCGGTTATTCTATTAAAAGTAGTGCAAATGCTTGAAAATATTAAATTAAAAACGGAGGAGCAAAATCAGTTTTTAGGCGATTTATTTGAAGGTTTTTTAAATCAGGGAGTAAAGCAAAGTGAAGGACAGTTTTTTACTCCTCAGCCGCTTGTGCGCTTTATCGTTTCGTCTCTGCCCTTACAAACGATGATAAGCGGAACGGAACAAGCGCCCCGTGTTATTGATTATGCCTGCGGAGCGGGGCATTTTTTAAATGAATATGCACAGCAGATTAAAAGTTTTGTCGAAAAGAAACATTTAAAGAAATATTATTCGGCAATTACCGGTATCGAAAAAGAATACCGTCTTTCTAAGGTTTCTAAAGTTGCTGCGTTTATGTACGGGCAGGATGATATAAATATTATCTATGCCGATGCTCTTTCACGTATAACCGGCAAAAAGAGCGTCAAAGATAACAGTTATTCCATTTTAGTTTCTAATCCGCCGTACAGCGTAAAAGGATTTTTAGAAACCTTAAACGCTGCCGATAAAAAACGCTTTCGTTTAACGGAATTCGTAAACGATACGGTTAAAAATAATGCCATAGAAACGTTTTTCATAGAACGTGCGGCACAGCTTTTGTGTGATGAAGGCATTGCAGCTCTTATTCTTCCCTCTAGTATTTTAAGTAACGGCGGTATGTATATTAAATGCCGTGAAATTATTTTGTGTACGTTTGATATTATCGCTATTGCGGAATTCGGTTCGGGAACATTCGGTCAAACAGGTACAAATACGGTAACACTTTTTTTGCGTAAAAAGAAAACACATCCGGTACTTGATGACCATTATAAAAACCGCATACACAGCTGGTTTCATAATGATACACGTAAAGATATTGTCTTTGAAGATTATCATCTATTTGAATCCTATTGTACGCATATAGGCGTAAAGCCGGAAGATTATAAGGCTCTTTTTACCTATACCGCTGATTGGAAAAAAGCATTAGATTCTTATGAAATATTTAAGGAGTATATTACAGAATTTTCAAATGATACCAAAGCAAAAGCTATTCAAAAAAAGAAGATAAGCGGTAAATATACAAAAGAAATGCAAAGCGATGAACTTGAACGGCATATTTATTATTCGGTTTGCGAAATTGAACAGGAAAAGCTTTTGTTTTTTTGTTTGGCTATGACGAACGGGCAAGAGGTGGTGGTGATACGATCGCCTGCCGCAACGAAAGAAATGAAAGCTTTCTTAGGTTACGAATGGAGCGGTGCAAAGGGCAATGAGGGGATAAAATATCTCGGCGTTACTAATGAAAGAGAAGATGACGAGCTTGCACATAATAAGGGCATACAGCATATTAGAACACCGCTTTTTAATCCTGCCGATTTTGAAGACACCGCAAAACTGAATACGCTTATCCATACCGCTTTTGAAAAAAAGCCTGTAATAATCCCGGATAATCTAAAAGAATTTGCTTCGCTCATCCCTTTACACTTTATGCTTGATTTTAACCGAGTAAAGTTTGATAAAGCTCTTAAACTCACCGCAGATAAAAAAATTGAAATAAAGAGTAGATATCCGCTGGTAAAGTTGGGAGAGATAGCGGAAGTAATAAAAGGGCAATCTATCACAGCTGCGCAAACAAAAACAGGAAACATTAAAGTAGTTGCAGGCGGTATTGACTTTGCCTATTTTCATAATGAAGCAAATAGAAAAGCTAATACAATAACTATTAGTGCAAGTGGTGCAAATGCCGGATTTGTTAATATATGGCGAGAACCGATTTTCGCCTCAGATTGTACGACTGTAAGAGGAAAAGATGACGTACATACATTTTTTCTATATAATTTTTTAATATCCATTCAAGATCAAATTTTCAGTTTACAAAAAGGTACAAGTCAACCTCATGTTTACCCTAGTGATATAAAATTATTGCAAGTTCCGGATATTGATATATCTATCCAACAACAAATTGTTGCGGAGTGTGAAAAAGTCGATGAAGAGTACAGTACTGCTCAATATGCTATTGAAGAAAATAAACGGAATATTGAAAAACTAATGAGCGAAGTAAAAGGGGAGATAGCGCGGTTAAAAATAATCGCCCCATATACAACCAAAAGGATACAATTCTCAGCAATCAATTTAGAAGATTATATTAGTACAGATAATATACTACAAAATTGTGACGGTATTTGTGTGTACAATGGTGAACCTAATATAGATAGCGTAATTGAATATACAGAAAATGATATTTTAGTTTCTAATATTCGGCCATATCTTAAAAAAATTTGGTTTTCGAACAAAAAAGGAGGATGCTCCCCAGATGTACTGGTTTTCCGCCCAATTTCAGGAATAAATGCACGTTATATATATTATGCTATGAAGCAGAACACATTTTTTGAATATATTATGAAAAATGTACGAGGAGTAAAAATGCCCAGAGGAGATAAAAATCATATTTTAAATTTTTCAATCCCTGTGCCTTCTCTTGAGGAGCAGCAGTGCATTGTACAAGAAATAGAAGCTTATGAAGCCGATATTGCTGCTGCAAAATCGGTACTGTCCGCTTGTGCTGATAAGAAAAAAAAGATATTGGAGAAGTGGTTGTGA